Part of the Vigna radiata var. radiata cultivar VC1973A chromosome 11, Vradiata_ver6, whole genome shotgun sequence genome is shown below.
NNNNNNNNNNNNNNNNNNNNNNNNNNNNNNNNNNNNNNNNNNNNNNNNNNNNNNNNNNNNNNNNNNNNNNNNNNNNNNNNNNNNNNNNNNNNNNNNNNNNNNNNNNNNNNNNNNNNNNNNNTTGAATCaatttcttttgcatgttcatattttactCTCTtacccaatttattaatttttattttcaagtcttattattttaattcacgcgaacgataaagtctttcgagtctcttgggaaaacgatacttggtcttaccatttttattacttgaacgatttggtacgcttgccaatccattAACAAGGCGGCTTGCTTTGCTTTACGAGTTTCTTCAAGGATTAACCTTGATCGTGCCTCATAGAAAGGGGGTAAAGGATTAGTCTACTGAATGAAAGTAGCAACCCCATCATAGTTCTCCTTTAAACCGACAATTAGTTGAAGAACTAGTCTTTGATTTGACACCGGTGCACCAACTTTAGATAGTTGATCGGCAAGCATTTTGAGCTCTTGGCAGTATGCCGAGATGTTGGGATAATCGTCCATATGGACGTGGGTGAATTGATTCTCCAAGTACACAGCGCGTGAGGGTTTGTTGTCTTGGAAGATATTTTGCAGTCGTTCCCATGCTTGTTGTGCAGTGGAGTCTGGTTGCAAGATGGTGTGGAGAAGATCGTTGGAGATGGTGCTGTAAATCCATTGAAGCACGATAGCGTCCAAGCGAGACCAAAGTGCGGAATCGACTTCAACAATTGTTTCCGTATTAGTGTCAATTGATTGGGATGTAAGTGGGAGAATGTGATCGAGAACTTGGTATGCTCGACAATGGATTTTGAACAACTCTGCCCATGTAGAATAATGACCTTTGTCCATTTCTAAAGTGACAGAGATGAAATGCTTGACGTTGTTGACAGCAAGGGCAGGGTGGAATTTGGTTTGGTCAGCCATGGATATGAGggagaagaagagatgaaagaaagGGAAGAGGAGGGAGGCGCTCTTTTGAAGGGCTAGGTAGGGTTTACAGAGGATCAGATATTGACTACCATGTTAGAGATTATTTCTCCTGATTTGCATTGATATGATAATATGAATATATACATCAAACAAGAGGAATTCTCGCCTATGATTATGGATCCTACAAAGATGAttaatttctaataattatttaaaaaaaatatctactatgaatttattttcattatctaaCACGAATTTCGAAATTTAGGATAATCCAATACTAGATTTTCAAATCCAAAACACTCAAGTAATAAATTTCGAAATTTAAGACACTCAATTTTCAAATTCAGGACAATCCAATATCGAACATCTAAATCCGAAATAATCCAATGCCATATATCTATATCCAAGACAATTCAATACCAGATTTCCAAATTTGAGATACTCAActatcagattttgaaattttggataATTAACTACTATATTTCAAACAAACTCTAGGACATTCCATTTCCAAATCCGAACACTCCAATACCCTATTTGGAAATATGAGACATCCCAATATCGAactttgaaaaagattttgaaagttGATGCTAttttaaattggattttgaaatccaatatTTACACTAAATCTAGTTTCCtaatcagatttcaaaattgaatACTTACAAAATCTTTTTGTTTCAGGTTTCTAAATCCGGTGATCATTTCTATAAATCGATACATAGACGAcaagtgaaaaataattatcGAAAAACACAGTGTAATACATACCTGTAACCAAGAGAATATCTACTTCAACAAAATGAAGGAACACGAAACATCATTATAAAAGCAAATTCTGTTGAAAATAAAGaacgaagaagaaaaacatcGTTAAAAAGAAATCagtgaaaaagaaatgaagttCGTGAAAATTACTTCGGGTAAGTGCTGAGTAAACATAGCGCAATGTGCAATAAATGCAGGAGGGTAAACAGTAATTATTGTTtacctaattaatttaataaattatatgtataatttgTAGGGTTATAATGAACATCATAGTAAATTTTGAAGGTGCAAAAGGAAAACTGTGGAGAACAGGAAGAAAACCGTATTTTGAAGCCCAAGTCAAAGTTTGTATTTTTGACTGGGCATATTTTGTCTTTGGGAGTTaatccctgtacctccccaattccaacccccaccccccccaatttttttggattttttttaaatacaaaattaatctttatgttttttttatttttaccgttttacacctatttacttactaaagttaacctactcttttacagtctgcctcagtcaaaacacacagactcaaattcctctccttcgtattcccacccccacccccaccaaagcttttgaaacactcctcctccaaacgctctctgtaactctcactctcccatttatacgttaaaaatatatttaaaaataatacatcaaaacatataaatttcattattaaaatatctgaaaattaatataaaaaataaactaataaaacaaatcttaaaaatggaatgagggggtgggggttagaattggggaggtacagggagtaaccccctttGTCTTTAAGAGGTATCTTCTTCAAACTCAAAAACCTCATTTTCATTATGCAAAGTGTATTTATGGGACAATAGAAAAACGTTTCTGTCATAAATCATACCTAACGATAATATATTGGAAAAAGTTTGTTGGAAAAACACATTCATTTGATACgatgtttaataatataataatataattatgattttaaattaaaaaaataatataattatattatttttacgtattatataaatgtttttagaTTTTTCGCGTGtcctaatatatttttgtgacGTGTTAAAAGAACaatgaataaaagagaaaatataagcGAAGATAAACTGATATATTGTTTAAAAGATAtggacaaaagaaacaaaataagtGAGAATTGCAACCCAAAGATTTTAGTACTCACAAAAggcttataaaatattatgactaTATGTACTGTTGTTATATTATAGAAAAGACCttttaataatagatttttCAATATGGGAACTAATACATGTAACATAAAAagcttaaatttttatttggattaatAAGTCCCACTTACTATTTTAAACCATCATagtgtaaaattaatataaaagattatttttctacaaaactttatataaCCATTCTTATggtaataatgataataaaaagctttattagttataaattatgatgataattgtttttatttgatctaaaagacattaaatttacagtttaataaaattatttgatgttCTTTATTATAAGCAGTTCAAACTTAAATCTATTTAACTATATTTGCATATTATAATTAGAGATGTAAATAGTTTGACTTAGttgttatttacttttatttattattattagacaTTTTCCATCTAAATATTATTCGAATAAGAGTATTAAATCAttacatgttattttataaatataattagtatttttaggaatacttattttatattttatatatattaatgcaCTTGAttatataatgatgataaatctTTTACTaatttgaactttattttcattgaagATGCAAGAGAATGTATTCTCAGCATGAAAATATTTTCGAAAATATTCCCCTGGAAAGTTGGAGGAACCatcaacttttgaaaaagaaattaaaggaaAAGTAAAGTTGATCTTTACGGAAAATTCTTATCTTTATACAGAATAACATAACCTTGGATGCATGCAGAAATTTTCTCTCTAGTTGgtcatttttaaaagtgacttttaatattataatttccaacccattcgaaaaaaaaaatacggaaaatttcaagttttttgaacatgttaAAATGCATAggttatttttctatattaaaaatgttgtcaaaatgtAAGACGCCGTAGTAATACAGACtaacatgaaaatgaaaataataataatatactacTGTAGCTCCAATACAAACTATCGGTTAGGTGGCTTTTAGTTGTCAACcaaaactaatgaaaaaaaaaaacatatatttaagcGTAATCACGAGCATTAAATTAAGTTGTATATTCTTAATATTaggttatattttatttattttattttaagaattaatacatattaaaaaaaattaaagaaaagaatttttttttctccaagtTATGTAATTACACTAAACTCATTATAAAAGTTACACTTTACCAATAGAAAAActatacatattataaaaaaatataaataaatacacagtaatataacattaaaccaattatattattctttataaattaaagctaaattaattaatttatcaagagaaccatttttttttacaaaagatattataaactttgaaccatatatatttataaaaatgtaaacataGATATCATTTTCCTCTAAAACTCAAAGAATCACTAAGTCTCTCAAAGCACTTCCTTCAAGCATATGCTTCAAAACATAAATGACcctcatagactcaagaaaatagaaGTTTGTATCTCTAAAAAAAGCTGAAAAACTACTCACATATTCACCTCGACTTCTTCTAAAACTATCAGTACATGAAGCAAAACAAAGACAATCCTTAGTCACACTATTAGTATTCACCTTAAACCAATTAACAGATAAAATTTGTCATATTACGTCCATCATATTACTTCCAAAAATGAAACTAATCTACTTTCcctattttgaatattaaaaaattttaacacaaaaaaaatgtataatattacTCGTAGACTTTCTAGATTTATTCTAAGTCATACagactaaatttttaatttaaaaaatagtaaaagaaaactaaattagatcttcaaatctaatataatttctcattttccaaATCATCTAAATAATCACAATAATGACAATTACTTTAATCacactttaaacaaaaatttataatgagACTTGATAAATTGAACCatcaaaaccaaagaaaaaagcTGCAAATCTTCTAACACTTTCTTTAACTATTTCTACATTCATATcacaacaaaacaataaaaaaaattcacacaaaaaaaacacatgaaacataaaatcattatttctttttaacctCTAGGTAACCGTGGaaataacaaaaatgttaaaaataaaagaatatttttttcacattaaataCTTATCTACCTTTTATGTTtagatttaataaaattttaaaaatgtaaaaacgcatattaaaatttatcttccttttatttttattcttaaatttaatataattaaaagaaatttagcACAATTGACAATGGTCGTTCTCTCTCACACCATGGATAGGTGTGGTCCTGGATATTGTTTTTTCACATccacaacaacaaaatgaaagtTGTGAGAACTTagatttaaacttttatatttcgTAGGGTTTCCTAATTTACCTAAGGAGATTTTTcattggtacattttagtaaagtataccaaattttaggttacaaaaatgtccctgataaaaaagaaaactaactttaaatctaagattaatttaataattttaaaatttaatttaaaataaaaaaaaataaaagatagttattaaaaattcttATTGGTCCAtgagagaagttattagcttttattttatttttaattttaaaaaacaactacctttttattttattttttattttaaaaaacaactaccttttaaaaaaaatataatggtttaaagtttagggtttatagaacccgtctgggcTTATAGAACCCGTTTTggttaaaaaacaactaccttttaaaaaaaatatatattaaaaactaataactcTCTTATACACGtggaccaatcaggatttttaataactaccatttattttttttattttattttaaattttaaaattattataatacctttggatttaaagttatttttttaaaaggaacaTTTTTGTCacctaaaacttggtacactttgctaaaatgtaccaactgaaaaatccCTTTACGTAaattaacaaacccatatatatatatataaaagaagtaatatttgtaatttttaatatattgaaatatattaaatttgaatatatttgattttaatttactttttaaaatatttttgattggATACAgttcataattattaattttatatctggTTAATGCTACGAgaaaagaaatgatgaaaattgtgtatcttatttcataataaggagaagtacaattgatatatatagttatttattgcaatataaaaatggaatataaatataaaaacagaatataaatatatgaacataaatgtcCAGATATGAacggaaaataaattaaatccaatatccactcaagctatatatatatatatatatatatatatatatatatatatatatccctaacttggacaacaaagattgaaattgtgttggATGTAAAGCTTTAGTATGGatgtctgcaagttgtgatgaagtagaaataggcgggagcttaattacaccatcttgaactttatcccttatgagatgacaatcaatttcaatgtgctttgtcctctcatgcatggcTGGATTCTGTGCAATTTGTATAGtagattgattgtcacaaaacagaggAACTGGTTGTGGTAGAGGTCGTTTCAAATCATggagaaaatataaaaaccattgaatttcacatgttgtggaaGTTAAGGCTCTATATTTTGCTTCAGTTGATGATCTAGACGTAATACCTTGCTTATTGGATTTCTAGCAGATTAAGGATGCACCataaaacacattaaaaccagATGTTTTATTATCAGGGCAATCTTAATTATTTagattaatattgattattggagtcatttttctaataaagttggttgaattttatttttgtcaattcTTTTTATCAATGCTGGCTAAAACTTTTCTCTATTGATATTAGCaacaaaaaaacttaattaatattaactaaaagTTTTTTCcagttaatattaaaaagaattctaACAAgctattcataaaaataatattgatgtAAAGGAGAAAAACACATTCTAAACATCGACAAAATTAATAATCGTGATAAATAATCAATGGAAAAAATCTAAGTTCACGGAAACTAAAAAATAGTACTCTCAACGTCTCTCGagaaaaatctaattaatattgAACTAGAAAAAAACTATAATCTACAACAAAAACGAATCAATCTTAacaattaaaatgaagaaaacaacttttgtcagaatcaataaaaagatttagtagacat
Proteins encoded:
- the LOC106776782 gene encoding uncharacterized protein LOC106776782; the encoded protein is MADQTKFHPALAVNNVKHFISVTLEMDKGHYSTWAELFKIHCRAYQVLDHILPLTSQSIDTNTETIVEVDSALWSRLDAIVLQWIYSTISNDLLHTILQPDSTAQQAWERLQNIFQDNKPSRAVYLENQFTHVHMDDYPNISAYCQELKMLADQLSKVGAPVSNQRLVLQLIVGLKENYDGVATFIQ